The segment GTTCACGAGTTGTAGTATAGTCAGGCTTACAATACCATTTACATGTCATCCATTTCTAACGAATATATAATGAATATTGGTCAGTCTGAATTTGATACCCGCGAAGGTCCGGgttggaagaggcgactaacgggatcaggtggtcaggctcgctgacatgattgacacatgtcatcggttcccagttgcacagatcgacgctcatggtgttgatcactggactgtcggGTCCAGATTTgctcatttacagaccaccgccacatagttggaatattgctgagtttcgcgtaaaactaaactcactcactcttgagtTTGAACGGTACTGTTGATTGTGTACCCTGCTCGAGCGTCCAAGACACAGGACCTTGTTCTCATGCTAATTAACAAGTTCATAACGAAAGCTTGCAAAGTTGCAGTCAGTTCCTCTACGAGAGTTCTGCAAAGgatcgggagatcaactggtgCTGGGTGACGTGTGTACAGTCGACCACATGCAGTGGAGTACGTCCAGTAGGAGTTATCCCTAGCCAAACCATGACCGACCCCTGCCAAATCGCGATCGGTTTTGCGTGGCCTCAGTTACATCTGTGATCCGCTCTCCATTGCGACGATAAATCCTCTGCCGACCATGATGGAAGGACAAATTGAATCTGCGCACCGAGTTGCACTAATTCAAACCCCGaaccatccattcattcatccagATAAGTGTTCAGCATTAAACTTTTAGTAATTCATTCAGTTGTACGTTCACCAATACAACCATCTAACCATTCACTGAATTAATTAGGAGTTTATTAATGCAAATCACACGAAGCGTGAGCGATGATAATGAATAGTAAGCAGCCAAGATGAGATCGTCTGAGGCCGATCTAGGTTATCAGTGTCGGTGTACTCAGAGGACGGACCAAGTAAACACACAACGTGATCTATATATCCATTCGTCCATCCAGATTTCAACGATCTATATAATGCAGTGAAGTGCTCCATCAACAATATCGCCACTGTGGGCGTTTCATACACAACATACGGTCATTAAATCATTGTGTTTCGCTACACATCAAAATAGTATGCATATGAAATGTTAAAGCGGGATTTCTTAATCTGAAATCGTCATCCAAACGCAACCTATGCTGTTTCTAGCGTGCTCTCCACAGAAGTACCAATTATCATAAAAAACCTTTAGGTTGGTGAAACTGTAACGTTAACGTATATTAATTTGTACGCATTTATATTTGTACCCACCCGTCGTATTTTACTGAATACAACTATCCGCATGGTCTTTCAAATGCGTCCCACACCTTTTTGAATAACTGTTCCTAAAATATGTGTGGAGATATATGCAAACTACATCAGGACCATAAAAGAATACCACACACTGCCCCTTCACCTACCTGCCAATCACTGCAACTTTCTCCTCGCGAAGGGGCGTGCTGGctacgtcggccatgatgtgtCGTCTGCTGATGGCAAACTGTGCTTCACCCACTGCGCATCACACTGACGGTCGTGACAGGAATGAGATAAACGTACGGTCCGGTTACAGTTTCGTGATGAGCAATTCAGGTGAGACGGGAAACACCGTAGAACAGAGGGAAAACACCGTAGGTTGCGTTTTAGTGATGATTTCTGTTCCTGGAACAGAATTCTACTCAGACTTCCCCATTTGGACTACATACTATTTGGATGTGTAAACATACGCTAGTCCTTGGTCGCTACTTATCTGGGTCACATTCTGATATGAAGTAACGCGTTATAGTAATGTATAATAGCTTGTATATGAACTTGTATATATGCTTACAGTGCGGTTTTCCTTAGCACGTACACGAAACATCAGGGTATGACAGACTAACAGGTGACATATTTTCAGCACGTTCACCCAGAACACAGACTGAAAAACTAtttaaatgtaataaatatggCCTTTCGGTTCAAATatgggtcggtggggtagccctggGACTTTcttgaagctatggaaatctagactttccacattttctagacttacatgggctttcttggatatatatacttcagggtctgtacgacagactaggttATCGcttgaagcggcgtaaaactaaactcattcacatatACGGAGTTGATCACCCCAGTCTATataaacttagtctcaatactttccgttacactccactactgagtctaacgaaacctCGTAGGagatcgcgtcaggtaacctttcagcaacctatgaccgtccaatcaaacgcgagaaggCTGATCAGACAACGTCTTCTGTTTAAAGTTTGGCGGGACTAAAAATGGGTAGTCATTGACTCTGATCTCTTAATAAACGTAAAACACCTGTAGCATATATGCTTAGGGCTTTTTTGATGACattgttaccattagctaatatttccgcgagatgacatccttgaatatagACAAAAACGCTATTTAcggtgactgtttactcactgttgacagtattgcAGCGTGGAtgtagcattcggaatcgttcgggcaCAAACCTTtccgaggtaaaagttcaaaaggtatgcgcGAATGTCCACTTTAGCGATTTGGTatgctgtgttctgattggtcaatgtcaaaggttacctgacgcgacctccacctcagtggtggagtgtaacgaaaagtactgagactaagtttacttagactgttgaTCACCCAGTACCACATGATGTCATACCACCTAGCAGTTCTCATGTGTTCTCTTTTGACATTCCGTTCTGTAAATTGTAGTAACATAATTTTGCAGACGCGATTAGATCTATACTACAGACACGTAAAGGTAGGCTATCCCTCTCTGTAACAACTGATATTTAATGTCAGGACTCATTCGACATTCATTTAATTCATTAAATCGAAGTCAGTAATGTGAGATGATAGTTAATGGGTACCAGAATGAATACGAACATGTCACCATTCATCCGTGGCTTCAAACCAACACCTTGAACAAAGGGGCGTTACTCTCATGTGCACAAGCAGTCGAGACCCGCTCGTGTTATTCTGGGACAAGCCGAAAAGCGACTAGTGCCCCTCTGGAAGGATATCATACTGGCGAAGGCATTCGTGACCACGCGTGTTATTCTGGGTGAAGCCAAATAGCGACTCGTGCCCCTCAGGAAGGATTTCATATAGGCGCAGGAACATCGAAACTACTGCAAAGAAGAACGATAATTCTATTCCTATTTGATTACAATGGTTTAATACCACCGACGTACTCATACATTGTATTGCTATTATTGTTTTTGcttatttattttaaagaatTAAACCTCTTTGATATAACTAAAAGAAGGAGAAAACCATATTTGTGGAAGACATATTCTGACGTATTATTACCAGATGTTCACCATATTTGTCtattattttctgaaatttttaataatcacaaatgggatttgttttattgaatgtgcaaataaaatttaattttaaaaacCCAGCTACATTAATCCCAAAGCAGAAACTTAAAACATGACCTACATCACTACAAGGTGAAAATTACGTTGGTGTTGCTGGCAAAGGAAGTCCTGGTGCACTTGAAGTGATATCAGCGCTCAGTCTAGCTCACAAACGATTTTTATAAACTGGCCGATTTTTAACAGTTTATGGATGAGTGTATCGTCTTTcgtgaaaatatacaaatatgccTTGCTCCCTACCCTCACCCGTGTAATACTCGCTCTGTACGCGGTAAGAAGCCCGTTTCTAATGTCAATGCgccttgatactgctggaacattgctataAAGCGACGTCAAACCATACTCATTGACTCAAACAAAAATGTCATCTTGTAATGTGCGCGTTGCCCACCAATACCTAATatatagttttttttatgtcaGTTGTCCAGCAACGTTTGATCCTCAAGTCTGGAcccaaccacgtcagcgagcctgacaacccaatcccgttagtcgccatttttacgacaagtatgggctgCTTAACAGCAATTCTAACCTACatacagatcttcatgggttcgtAAAAACGAGAGAGTGTCAGGGTTATTTTCGTATTGTGCTAACGCAAGCACTGTAACATTTCATATCTTCAGGAaatctcttttaaaaatccaaaagGTATTCAGCTTTCACAAAATTCATCCCCGAGTATGCTTGAACGACCCTGAACTTGCCACCCGTCCAcgctcgcccctttccgtaacctccaaggaGACTCGTTAACTTATCGATGGATGGTATGGGGTACGATAATACTGTCTACTAACAGATTTGTGTTGCTTGATTTGAAGCTATCACCAAGGATAGAGCCATGAACAGTGAAAGATTCAGTTAAACACACgttcacaaaaaaaaaaaaaaaaaagggaaAAAAACCTGACGACGACTAAAAAGCACATTTTCACGGAAGTTAACTATGAATAGCGACGGGTTTATCATTCTCTTcgtgcagagtgagtgagttgggttttacggtGCACTCAAGACAATATTCATTCAGAATAAGATCGTATTGAAGAACAGGTGAGTTTAGAAGTTGTACTGATGTGTTATTGTGCAACTTATCAACTTTAATCTTTTACTCTTTCctcatatgtatttatattcaATTAACTAGGAAAAATACATTCTGACATTTCTAGGGGTCACATATTTGTCAGCGTTTTTATATTACTATTCCATCAGTGGCATGGGAGCAGTTTCAGACAAGTCTTGGACACAGAGCACATTAAATTATGGTATGACCACGAATGTTTCAGTTTGTGAGTTTTGGGAACATATTTAAACCACCTATTCATGGAACATCCCATTTGCGATTCATAAACCGTTTTCAGAAATATGCATTTGGAATAAAGGTGAACACCTAGTAAGGATTTCGTTAGAATTATTGTTTAAAACAGAGTTTAACATTTTTCCAACAGTGCGTGTTACTGTTGGAATTACACAGAAAACGAGTCGCCATTCTCGTTTGAATTAGTTGTATTCATTAGAGAATATGATTTCCTACTAAAGGAATTCCCTTCGTCACTCTTGCACGTTTATTTACCTCAGATGCTTTCAAATATAGATTGTTTACAAACTTGTACACCCACGTCACGATATACAGTGCCATATCTTGCATAAGTAATCAGATTTAAATAATGACTGTGTTAATATCTTTGATGTCCTGCATTTCTATAACTTGACGGCGTCCAAGTCTTCTTTGAATTTTGCAAGCGCCGCCATCTTGGCTTCCCTTCTTCTTCTGGCCTCCCCAAGCTTGTCCAGGGGTACCTCCTTCGCCATCTCCTCTTGTATGTGCTCCGCCAAAGCCCCACCCATCTGCTGAGGGGCACCGAACGACTGCTGCACCCGGAGAATCGTGTCCGCGTACCTCTCGCAGTAGCTTCCAAATCCTCATGACAGAAAAGAGGATGTTATAGTAATGGGTCAAATCCAGATGCTGGTGATCAGTACTTCTTAATACGCATTTCTTCACAAAGATGGCAGACTGATACGCCCTTTTTACAGAGACGACAAACTGATACAGCCTTCTCTACAGAGACGACAAACTGATACAGCCTTCTTTATAGTGATGGCAGACTGATACGCCCTTTTCACAGAGATGGCAGACTGATACGCCCTTGTTTACAGAGATGGCAGACTGATACAGCCTTCTTTACTGAGACGACAAACTGATACAGCCTTCTTTACAGAGATCGCAGACTGATACAGCCTTCTTTATAGAGATGGCAGACTGATACGCCCTTTTTACAGAGATGGCAGACTGATACGCCCTTGTTTACAGAGATGGCAGACTGATACAGCCTTCTTTACTGAGACGACAAACTGATACAGCCTTCTTTACAGAGATCGCAGACTGATACAGCCTTCTTTATAGAGATGGCAGACTGATACGCCCTTCTTTACAGAGATGGCAGACTGATACGCCCTTCTTTACAGAGACGACAAACTGATACGCCCTTCTTTACAGAGATGGCAGACTGATACGCCCTTCTTTACAGAGATGACAAACTGATACAGCCTTCTTTACAAAGACGACAAACTGATACAGCCTTCTTTACAGAGATGACAGACTGATACGCCCTTGTTTACAGAGATGACAGACTGATACACTCTTCATTACATAGATGACAGATTATTACACTCATCTTTAGGGAGATAACACACTGATACGCCCTTCTACGCAGATGACAGATTGATATTCCCGTCTCCTTGGTGACTGAGGTATAAATTAATATCTTCACTGCTATACACAGTGTGATGTACCCACTGACCTTCAGCATTAAGATGTGCAGTTTGGAAAGGCCCGAGGAAGGCATATCGTCTTCCAAGTCCAGCAGACAAAGTCTTATTCACACCGTCAGGGCTGAGAAATCCACCCTGCGTGacataaagagtgagtgagtgagtttagttttactcagcaatattccagctatatggcggcagtctgtaaataatcgagtctggacaagacaatccagtgaccaacaacatgagcatcgatctgcgcaatttggaaccgataacatgtgtcaaccaagtcagcgagcctgaccacccgatcccgttagtcgcctcttacgacaagcatagtcgcctttcgtggcaggcgtgggttgctgaagacctattctaccccaggacctttacgggtccctACAGAATGGCGTAAGGAGATGGAGGATAGCTGCACGCACAAATTACAGGTGTCGACGTTCATGTATACAATGTGCTGTTTGTCTGAAGACAATGCTCAGTAAAGGCGAACAGAGCAGCACCGTACCTTTACCAGTCGATAACTTTCCGCCATGATTGCAAATTGCATTCGGTTCAGGATGAATCCTGGGATTTCTTTCTTGAGCGTGATGGGAGACTGTCCGATCGCCTTCATTAGGCTCTGGGCCCGAGTCAGGGTTTCTGCGGCTGTCCAAGGAGCAGGCACCAGCTC is part of the Haliotis asinina isolate JCU_RB_2024 chromosome 6, JCU_Hal_asi_v2, whole genome shotgun sequence genome and harbors:
- the LOC137287218 gene encoding lambda-crystallin-like isoform X2; this encodes MATQRSENPTELKEEKIAIIGSGQIGGSWALLFASAGYQVALYDIIPDHVTRTLELLLDQLHTQSRDGLLRGTLAVEEQFGRIRGMQDLGECVTGAVWVQECVPEDLELKKQVLKEVDQHSSLDTIIVSSTSSILPSDLSRHLKHKDKFLVVHPTNPPSCSRVVELVPAPWTAAETLTRAQSLMKAIGQSPITLKKEIPGFILNRMQFAIMAESYRLVKGGFLSPDGVNKTLSAGLGRRYAFLGPFQTAHLNAEGFGSYCERYADTILRVQQSFGAPQQMGGALAEHIQEEMAKEVPLDKLGEARRRREAKMAALAKFKEDLDAVKL